A region from the Nonlabens sp. YIK11 genome encodes:
- a CDS encoding ComF family protein produces the protein MQSLVRDFVNLLYPETCTGCDISLSAGEETLCTRCRMLLPVAYHDLIQNDKMRELFYARIPLLHLTSLLYYEKIGTVQRLIHALKYQKQEHIGTFMGKWLGSLLATDPRFADVDLVVAVPVHPKRLRERGYNQVTKFGQCIADELGVRFRESVLTKNRNTIKQAQLDQRHRSDETQSPYAIAEEIPENQHVLLVDDVVTTGTTLTLCARELLKIKGTRISMATMGISV, from the coding sequence ATGCAGTCGTTAGTTCGGGATTTTGTTAATCTATTGTACCCAGAAACCTGTACGGGCTGCGATATATCACTATCTGCCGGTGAAGAAACCTTGTGCACGCGTTGCCGCATGCTTTTGCCGGTCGCTTACCACGACTTGATTCAAAACGACAAAATGCGGGAATTGTTTTATGCACGCATCCCTTTATTACACCTTACGAGCCTTCTATACTATGAAAAGATAGGCACGGTTCAACGGTTGATCCATGCCTTGAAGTACCAAAAACAGGAACACATAGGCACGTTTATGGGTAAATGGCTGGGCAGCCTACTGGCGACTGATCCGCGATTTGCAGACGTGGACCTGGTAGTTGCCGTACCGGTGCATCCCAAAAGGTTGCGTGAAAGAGGTTATAATCAGGTGACAAAGTTTGGTCAATGTATTGCAGATGAGTTGGGAGTTCGCTTTCGCGAAAGCGTGCTTACCAAAAACCGCAACACCATCAAACAAGCACAATTGGACCAGAGACATCGCAGTGACGAGACCCAATCACCCTATGCCATCGCTGAAGAAATCCCAGAAAACCAGCACGTTTTACTAGTCGACGACGTGGTCACCACGGGAACGACCTTGACCTTGTGTGCACGTGAATTGCTTAAAATTAAGGGCACGCGCATTTCTATGGCGACTATGGGAATATCAGTATAA
- a CDS encoding Ig-like domain-containing protein — translation MRKKYSHYLWTIAIAILLVQCAKRGSPSGGPIDETPPEILRAFPDNYTVNFTNQKIEITFDEYIKLKDLQKQLVISPPLKNRPLIRPQGGVSKKLTIEITDTLLENTTYVLNFGQSIVDNTEGNPYPFFKYVFSTGSYIDSLKLSGSISDALNNKADDFVNVMLYEVDSAYTDSVIYKETPRYVVNTLDSLTTFTMENLKAGTYRLVALKEKSSNLKFDPQGDKIGFISEPITVPTDETYNIQMYEPIQDKALRRATHVGQSRIQIGYYGELDSLNVEPLDKSLISESRITKLEKTDTLEYWYKPIIEQDSLVLLASYGSFQDTLTARLKENLDVDSLSVQKYGQFKLSSPLQLNANTPIVDINPLLMDLIDKDSVPQDFGIRLDSLKNVMTYSFNVQPEQRYNLRLLPGAVTDFYGYTNDTITSVYTTKAASDLGNIPVTLEGGSQFPVIIQIVTEKLDVVASITASKNDTYNFEYLDPNNYYIRVIYDSNNNGRYDPGNWLLNRQPEKVVYYPELIPLQANWDYITTVKLE, via the coding sequence GTGAGAAAGAAATACAGCCATTACTTGTGGACCATTGCCATCGCCATTTTACTGGTTCAGTGTGCCAAACGCGGATCGCCCAGCGGTGGTCCTATTGACGAGACGCCGCCAGAGATCCTGCGTGCTTTTCCAGATAATTACACGGTCAATTTTACGAACCAGAAGATTGAAATCACGTTTGATGAATATATCAAACTGAAGGATTTACAAAAGCAACTGGTCATTTCGCCACCGCTCAAGAATCGTCCTTTGATACGACCTCAAGGTGGTGTGTCCAAAAAATTAACGATCGAGATTACAGATACTTTGCTGGAGAATACGACTTATGTTCTCAATTTCGGCCAGAGTATCGTTGATAATACAGAAGGTAATCCGTATCCATTTTTCAAATATGTTTTTAGTACGGGAAGCTACATTGACTCCTTAAAATTGAGTGGAAGCATTAGTGATGCGCTTAATAACAAGGCAGATGATTTTGTCAACGTCATGTTGTACGAAGTGGATAGTGCCTATACAGATTCTGTTATTTATAAAGAAACGCCTAGGTATGTCGTGAATACGCTGGACAGTCTCACCACTTTTACCATGGAAAATTTAAAAGCAGGTACCTATAGGCTGGTAGCGCTTAAGGAAAAATCCAGTAATTTAAAATTTGATCCGCAAGGAGATAAGATAGGGTTCATTAGCGAACCTATCACCGTACCAACTGATGAGACCTATAATATCCAGATGTATGAGCCCATTCAGGATAAAGCATTGAGACGTGCCACTCACGTGGGACAGAGCCGTATACAAATAGGTTATTATGGAGAGCTGGACAGCCTGAATGTTGAACCACTGGATAAGTCGTTAATTAGTGAAAGCAGAATCACAAAACTTGAAAAAACAGACACTTTAGAATACTGGTATAAACCAATAATTGAGCAGGACAGTCTGGTATTACTGGCATCCTATGGTAGTTTTCAGGACACGTTAACGGCTAGATTGAAAGAAAATCTGGACGTGGACAGCCTTTCCGTTCAAAAGTATGGTCAGTTTAAATTGAGCTCGCCATTACAATTAAATGCCAACACGCCTATTGTAGATATCAACCCATTGTTGATGGACTTGATCGATAAGGATTCGGTTCCGCAGGATTTTGGGATACGATTGGATTCCCTTAAAAACGTAATGACGTATTCCTTTAATGTCCAGCCAGAGCAACGTTATAATTTGAGATTGCTTCCAGGCGCGGTCACTGATTTTTATGGCTATACCAACGATACCATAACGAGCGTGTACACGACTAAGGCGGCATCAGATCTTGGGAATATTCCTGTCACATTAGAAGGTGGCTCGCAATTTCCCGTAATCATACAAATCGTCACAGAAAAGCTGGATGTCGTAGCCTCCATAACGGCATCAAAGAACGACACCTATAACTTTGAATACCTAGACCCCAACAATTATTACATAAGAGTCATCTATGATAGTAACAATAATGGACGCTACGATCCAGGTAACTGGCTGTTAAATCGGCAACCTGAGAAAGTCGTGTACTATCCAGAGTTGATACCATTACAGGCGAATTGGGATTATATCACTACGGTCAAGCTAGAGTAA